A single genomic interval of Pomacea canaliculata isolate SZHN2017 linkage group LG5, ASM307304v1, whole genome shotgun sequence harbors:
- the LOC112565103 gene encoding uncharacterized protein LOC112565103: MPGPRYGSRHGTSRGEFLNQRGYFNPVPVDNYLSGDGKSHVYRGPGYYIPSERRWVTFVDYHSLPTETRRDAILMESEDQWREFQQKRDMKSFPMGITMSGHPDLHFKDPQPQLMPFKTKAWNRKWDGPGYFVPASNTWIQEHNGPGIPRDSYHFYNEEDWIKFRNMSQVAEK; this comes from the exons ATGCCGGGTCCGAGATATGGGTCTCGCCATGGTACCAGCAGAGGAGAATTTCTCAATCAAAGAGGCTATTTCAACCCAGTGCCCGTCGACAACTATTTGAGCGGAGATGGAAAGTCGCATGTCTATCGTGGGCCTGGCTACTACATTCCATCGGAGCGTCGGTGGGTCACATTTGTGGATTATCATTCCCTCCCCACTGAGACTCGTAGGGATGCTATTCTTATGGAGTCTGAAGATCAGTGGAGAGAATTTCAGCAAAAGCGCGACATGAAGTCATTCCCAATGG GCATAACGATGTCAGGGCACCCAGATCTACATTTCAAGGATCCCCAGCCCCAGCTGATGCCCTTCAAGACCAAGGCATGGAACAGAAAGTGGGATGGACCTGGCTATTTTGTTCCAGCTTCCAACACGTGGATTCAAGAGCATAATGGACCAGGCATTCCACGAGACTCTTATCATTTTTACAATGAAGAAGACTGGATAAAATTTAGAAACATGTCACAGGTAGCAGAGAAATAG
- the LOC112565102 gene encoding uncharacterized protein LOC112565102: MEQSTQRTSYRTIPELPAPHYSTPVSNYLTGDDKSYIWAGAAHYTPSQRLWIKYPDYRTLPRETRRDAIDFQSEDQWVNFMRNRDQPSGYYYSRVGLKGSDFPPLMLNGYTRSLPSMPSRDIFENPWPKSDAWVPPVRRDHGTYYGYYHDRIEKERERRKRELPFSQKIEPLHVVSHKYNLRWGFNQP; this comes from the exons ATGGAGCAGTCAACCCAAAG gaCATCTTATCGCACCATCCCCGAGTTGCCTGCCCCCCATTACTCCACTCCTGTAAGCAACTATTTAACTGGCGATGATAAGTCCTACATATGGGCTGGAGCAGCACATTACACACCATCACAGCGCCTGTGGATCAAATACCCTGATTACCGCACCCTACCCCGAGAAACAAGGCGTGATGCGATAGATTTCCAGTCAGAAGACCAATGGGTGAACTTCATGCGGAACAGAGACCAGCCATCAG GTTACTATTACTCACGTGTTGGATTGAAAGGCTCAGACTTCCCTCCTTTAATGTTGAACGGTTATACACGAAGTCTACCATCCATGCCCTCTCGCGACATCTTTGAAAACCCTTGGCCAAAAAGTGATGCATGGGTACCACCAGTCCGCAGGGACCATGGGACTTACTATGGATACTACCATGATCGCATAGAGAAAGAGCGGGAACGCCGAAAGCGAGAGTTGCCTTTCAGCCAGAAAATAGAGCCTCTCCATGTTGTCTCCCACAAATACAACCTTCGCTGGGGATTTAATCAGCCGTGA